One segment of Nocardioides sp. QY071 DNA contains the following:
- a CDS encoding TetR/AcrR family transcriptional regulator — protein sequence MATLPRGRHGLSRAEVAADQRERMFHALAAAMTERGYVATPVAEIIKRAGVSRETFYQHFGSKQDCFIAAYAWATDALRAGFAAGLAARGTPQKRFAALLERYLAALAEDPGRARLFLVEVYAAGPEAMRRRVEVQQEAAAALATVFSARTAQERFACEALLAAIIQMVTARITLGEPEELAGLHPPLVALAASLFPH from the coding sequence ATGGCGACCCTGCCCCGCGGCCGACACGGGCTGAGCCGTGCCGAGGTGGCCGCGGACCAGCGCGAGCGGATGTTCCACGCGCTGGCGGCGGCGATGACCGAGCGCGGGTACGTCGCCACTCCGGTCGCCGAGATCATCAAGCGGGCCGGCGTCTCGCGCGAGACGTTCTACCAGCACTTCGGCTCCAAGCAGGACTGTTTCATCGCGGCCTACGCGTGGGCGACCGACGCCCTCCGGGCCGGATTCGCCGCCGGGCTCGCCGCCAGGGGCACCCCGCAGAAACGCTTCGCGGCGCTGCTCGAGCGCTACCTCGCCGCCCTCGCCGAGGACCCGGGCCGCGCCCGGCTCTTCCTCGTCGAGGTGTACGCCGCCGGCCCCGAGGCGATGCGCCGTCGCGTGGAGGTCCAGCAGGAGGCGGCCGCGGCGCTCGCCACGGTCTTCTCGGCCCGGACCGCGCAGGAGCGGTTCGCCTGCGAGGCGCTGCTCGCCGCGATCATCCAGATGGTGACCGCCCGGATCACCCTCGGCGAGCCCGAGGAGCTCGCCGGGCTGCACCCGCCGCTCGTCGCCCTCGCCGCCTCGCTGTTCCCGCACTGA
- a CDS encoding SDR family oxidoreductase, producing MWFRAPVRDLTGKQVLVTGAASGIGRAVAEQAADRGAVLHLTDVQPERLAEVADAIRARGGTVGTAEVADVSDHGQVRRLAALVTERAGAMDVVLNVAGIAIWGTVRSLEAEHWQRLVDVNLMGPIHVIEEFVPPMIDAGRGGQLVNVSSAAGIIAMPWHAAYSASKFGLRGVSEVLRYDLRKHRIGVSLVCPGGVDTGLVETIRIAGIDQQSKAFVRARRHFQKRAVSPEQAATAIWRGALRNRYWVYTSPDIRLVHWLQRYFPPGYAIAMRVFNYGANRVLPAVEQARRTA from the coding sequence ATGTGGTTCCGTGCTCCCGTCCGAGACCTGACCGGCAAGCAGGTCCTGGTCACCGGCGCCGCCAGCGGCATCGGCCGCGCCGTGGCCGAGCAGGCCGCCGACCGCGGCGCCGTGCTGCACCTCACCGACGTCCAGCCCGAGCGGCTGGCCGAGGTCGCCGACGCCATCCGGGCCCGCGGCGGGACGGTCGGCACCGCCGAGGTCGCCGACGTCTCCGACCACGGCCAGGTACGCCGCCTCGCGGCGCTGGTGACCGAGCGCGCGGGCGCGATGGACGTGGTCCTCAACGTCGCCGGCATCGCGATCTGGGGCACCGTCCGCAGCCTCGAGGCCGAGCACTGGCAGCGCCTGGTCGACGTCAACCTGATGGGTCCGATCCACGTGATCGAGGAGTTCGTGCCGCCGATGATCGACGCCGGCCGCGGTGGCCAGCTGGTCAACGTCTCCTCGGCCGCGGGGATCATCGCGATGCCGTGGCACGCGGCGTACAGCGCGTCGAAGTTCGGCCTGCGCGGGGTCTCCGAGGTGCTCCGCTACGACCTGCGCAAGCATCGGATCGGGGTCAGCCTGGTCTGCCCCGGCGGCGTCGACACCGGCCTGGTCGAGACCATCCGGATCGCCGGGATCGACCAGCAGAGCAAGGCCTTCGTCCGGGCCCGACGACACTTCCAGAAGCGTGCGGTCTCGCCCGAGCAGGCCGCCACCGCGATCTGGAGGGGCGCGCTGCGCAACCGCTACTGGGTCTACACCTCGCCCGACATCCGGCTGGTCCACTGGCTGCAGCGCTACTTCCCGCCCGGGTACGCCATCGCGATGCGGGTCTTCAACTACGGCGCCAACCGGGTGCTGCCCGCGGTCGAGCAGGCCCGGAGGACCGCATGA
- a CDS encoding phospholipase D-like domain-containing protein: MAHDDGDSLAGLRTVLRRVLLTLIGIPFVVAIAMSLVDSYRRRGKRPKPFPTTDPRTVAVGDGDVTTYTFGRDLYDDMLAAIEGAERQILFETYIWKGDATGERFKRALIAAAERGVDVYCIYDGFANLVVSPAFQRFPPSVKVLRYPVYTAGWRFFDLRRYGRDHRKILVVDDNLGFVGGYNIGSAYESEWRDTHVRITGPAVWDLKRAFADFWNLNRRRRLRSSERPLLLETASTWEPRVRVQRNVPRLWMFPIRAMYIEAINRASRNVWMTQAYFLPDEDFIDAVKAAARRGVDVRLLLPLKSNHIVADWISRGHFTQLLDAGVRILRYRDAMVHAKTATVDGTWATVGTANIDRLSLTGNFEINVEIIDEGFARELEEIFEVDQSNCLELTSGEWEARDVHRKFTEAVLAPLRPLL; the protein is encoded by the coding sequence GTGGCGCACGACGACGGGGACTCGCTTGCCGGCCTGAGGACCGTGCTGCGGCGCGTCCTGCTGACCCTGATCGGCATCCCGTTCGTCGTCGCCATCGCGATGTCGCTCGTCGACTCCTACCGCCGGCGCGGCAAGCGGCCCAAGCCGTTCCCGACCACCGACCCGCGCACGGTCGCGGTCGGCGACGGGGACGTGACGACGTACACCTTCGGTCGTGACCTGTACGACGACATGCTCGCCGCGATCGAGGGCGCCGAGCGCCAGATCCTCTTCGAGACCTACATCTGGAAGGGCGACGCGACGGGGGAGCGGTTCAAGCGCGCCCTGATCGCGGCCGCCGAGCGCGGGGTCGACGTCTACTGCATCTACGACGGCTTCGCGAACCTCGTGGTCTCGCCGGCCTTCCAGCGCTTCCCGCCGAGCGTGAAGGTGCTGCGCTATCCCGTCTACACGGCCGGCTGGCGGTTCTTCGACCTGCGCCGCTACGGCCGCGACCACCGCAAGATCCTGGTCGTCGACGACAACCTCGGCTTCGTCGGCGGCTACAACATCGGCTCGGCCTACGAGTCGGAGTGGCGTGACACGCACGTCCGGATCACCGGTCCGGCGGTGTGGGACCTCAAACGGGCGTTCGCCGACTTCTGGAACCTCAACCGGCGACGCCGGCTGCGCTCCTCCGAGCGGCCGCTGCTGCTCGAGACCGCCTCGACCTGGGAGCCGCGGGTCCGGGTGCAGCGCAACGTGCCGCGGCTGTGGATGTTCCCGATCCGGGCGATGTACATCGAGGCGATCAACCGGGCCAGCCGCAATGTGTGGATGACCCAGGCCTACTTCCTGCCCGACGAGGACTTCATCGACGCGGTGAAGGCGGCGGCGCGACGCGGGGTCGACGTACGACTGCTGCTGCCGCTCAAGTCCAACCACATCGTGGCCGACTGGATCTCCCGCGGCCACTTCACGCAGCTGCTCGACGCGGGCGTGCGGATCCTGCGCTACCGCGACGCGATGGTGCACGCGAAGACCGCCACCGTCGACGGCACCTGGGCGACGGTCGGCACCGCCAACATCGACCGGCTCAGCCTGACGGGCAACTTCGAGATCAACGTCGAGATCATCGACGAGGGCTTCGCCCGCGAGCTCGAGGAGATCTTCGAGGTCGACCAGTCGAACTGCCTGGAGCTGACCAGCGGCGAGTGGGAGGCCCGCGACGTGCACCGCAAGTTCACCGAGGCGGTGCTGGCCCCCCTGCGGCCTCTTTTGTAG
- the uvrB gene encoding excinuclease ABC subunit UvrB, with amino-acid sequence MRPVTDLERRVAPFHVQSDYQPSGDQPAAIAEITKRLNDGVEDVVLLGATGTGKTATVAWVAEQVQRPLLVLQPNKTLAAQFANELRQLFPDNAVEYFVSYYDYYQPEAYVPQTDTYIEKDSSINEEVERLRHSATNSLLTRRDVIVVSTVSCIYGLGTPQEYVDRMVRLRVGEEHDRDSVLRRLVEIQYTRNDLAFTRGTFRVRGDTLEIFPVYEELAVRIEFFGDEIERLMTLHPVTGEVLTEDQELYVFPASHYIAGPERMERAINGIEAELAEQLTTFERQGKMLEAQRLRMRTTYDIEMMRQVGSCSGIENYSMHMDGRGRGTAPNTLLDYFPEDFLLVVDESHVAVPQIGGMYEGDMSRKRNLVEHGFRLPSAMDNRPLRWEEFLERIGQTVYLSATPGDYELDKVQGDVVEQIIRPTGLVDPEVVVKPTKGQIDDLIHEIRTRAEKQERVLVTTLTKKMSEDLTDYLLDAGIRTRYLHSEVDTLKRIELLRDLRLGAYDVLVGINLLREGLDLPEVSLVSILDADKEGFLRSDKSLIQTIGRAARNVSGEVHMYADRITPSMESAIDETNRRRAKQVAYNEAHGIDPQPLRKKIADITEMLAREDETTQELLQTWADVGQKGRAGGVKPKKSPTPQLRTTDIGGHAAELAGLPSSDLAQLIQDLTDQMKAAAAELQFELAARLRDEIGELKKELRQMLEATK; translated from the coding sequence ATGCGTCCGGTCACCGATCTCGAGCGTCGCGTCGCGCCCTTCCACGTGCAGTCCGACTACCAGCCCTCGGGCGACCAGCCGGCCGCGATCGCCGAGATCACCAAGCGTCTCAACGACGGTGTCGAGGACGTCGTCCTGCTCGGCGCGACCGGCACCGGAAAGACCGCCACCGTGGCGTGGGTGGCCGAGCAGGTGCAGCGGCCGCTGCTGGTGCTCCAGCCCAACAAGACGCTGGCCGCACAGTTCGCCAACGAGCTGCGCCAGCTGTTCCCTGACAACGCGGTCGAGTACTTCGTCTCCTACTACGACTACTACCAGCCCGAGGCCTACGTCCCCCAGACCGACACCTACATCGAGAAGGACTCCTCGATCAACGAGGAGGTCGAGCGGCTGCGGCACTCCGCGACCAACAGCCTGCTCACGCGGCGCGACGTGATCGTGGTGTCGACCGTGTCGTGCATCTACGGCCTCGGCACCCCGCAGGAGTACGTCGACCGGATGGTCCGGCTGCGCGTCGGAGAGGAGCACGACCGCGACTCGGTGCTGCGCCGGCTCGTCGAGATCCAGTACACCCGCAACGACCTGGCCTTCACCCGCGGCACCTTCCGGGTCCGCGGCGACACGCTCGAGATCTTCCCGGTCTACGAGGAGCTGGCGGTGCGGATCGAGTTCTTCGGCGACGAGATCGAGCGGCTGATGACGCTGCACCCGGTCACCGGCGAGGTGCTCACCGAGGACCAAGAGCTCTACGTCTTCCCCGCGAGCCACTACATCGCCGGCCCGGAGCGGATGGAGCGGGCGATCAACGGCATCGAGGCCGAGCTCGCCGAGCAGCTGACCACGTTCGAGCGGCAGGGCAAGATGCTCGAGGCGCAGCGGCTGCGGATGCGCACGACGTACGACATCGAGATGATGCGGCAGGTCGGCTCCTGCTCGGGCATCGAGAACTACTCGATGCACATGGACGGTCGTGGCCGGGGGACCGCCCCCAACACCCTGCTCGACTACTTCCCCGAGGACTTCCTGCTCGTGGTCGACGAGTCCCACGTCGCGGTCCCGCAGATCGGCGGCATGTACGAGGGCGACATGTCGCGCAAGCGCAACCTGGTCGAGCACGGCTTCCGGCTGCCCAGCGCGATGGACAACCGGCCGCTGCGCTGGGAGGAGTTCCTCGAGCGGATCGGGCAGACCGTCTACCTGTCGGCGACGCCGGGCGACTACGAGCTCGACAAGGTGCAGGGCGACGTCGTCGAGCAGATCATCCGCCCGACCGGCCTGGTCGACCCCGAGGTCGTGGTCAAGCCGACGAAGGGCCAGATCGACGACCTGATCCACGAGATCCGCACCCGGGCCGAGAAGCAGGAGCGGGTCCTGGTCACCACGCTGACCAAGAAGATGTCCGAGGACCTCACCGACTACCTCCTCGACGCAGGCATCCGCACGCGCTACCTCCACTCCGAGGTCGACACCCTCAAGCGGATCGAGCTGCTGCGCGACCTGCGGCTGGGTGCCTACGACGTCCTGGTCGGCATCAACCTGCTCCGCGAGGGCCTCGACCTGCCCGAGGTCTCGTTGGTCTCGATCCTCGACGCCGACAAGGAGGGCTTCCTGCGCTCCGACAAGTCGCTCATCCAGACCATCGGCCGCGCGGCGCGCAATGTGTCCGGCGAGGTGCACATGTACGCCGACCGGATCACCCCGTCGATGGAGTCGGCCATCGACGAGACCAACCGGCGCCGGGCCAAGCAGGTCGCCTACAACGAGGCCCACGGCATCGACCCGCAGCCGCTGCGCAAGAAGATCGCCGACATCACCGAGATGCTCGCCCGCGAGGACGAGACCACCCAGGAGCTGCTGCAGACCTGGGCCGACGTCGGCCAGAAGGGTCGCGCCGGGGGAGTGAAGCCGAAGAAGTCACCCACGCCCCAGCTGCGCACGACCGACATCGGCGGGCATGCCGCCGAGCTGGCCGGGCTACCGAGCTCGGACCTGGCGCAGCTCATCCAGGACCTGACCGACCAGATGAAGGCGGCGGCCGCCGAGCTGCAGTTCGAGCTGGCCGCGCGGCTGCGCGACGAGATCGGGGAGCTCAAGAAGGAGCTGCGCCAGATGCTCGAAGCGACCAAGTGA
- a CDS encoding MFS transporter, translated as MSNEPGPVPGRRYTVWIVGLLAYGLAVFHRSSLAVAGLAATERFDISASQLASFTVLQLLVYASMQIPVGLMVDRFGSRTVLTAAIVVVGTGQAAFAFADSYALALGARVLVGAGDAMTFICVLRLVTSWFPRRQVPLISQLTGNLGQLGALAAAAPMTWALGHLGWTRAYLGGALAGAVMLVVLRVLLHDTPTQAHLRGVPLSARALVASLAASWAQPGTRLGLWMHFSTPFSTTLMGLLWGFPFLVTAEHLSAGTASALLSLLVATSVAYGPLLGWLVGRHPWHRSTTSLVIVGALATAWGLVLLWPGDAPLPLLVLLIVVVGAGGPGSMIGFDVARTSNPDHRTASASGIINVGGFTSGLLAVLAVGAVLDALTPGAQDYTPEAFRWAMATQYLLWTLGVVQVLRYRRRVRSLTTREQVAGGSSMVDLTPDAR; from the coding sequence GTGAGCAACGAGCCTGGGCCGGTCCCCGGGCGTCGCTACACCGTGTGGATCGTCGGCCTCCTCGCCTACGGACTCGCGGTCTTCCACCGCAGCAGCCTCGCTGTCGCCGGGCTCGCCGCGACCGAGCGCTTCGACATCTCGGCCAGCCAGCTGGCGTCGTTCACCGTGCTCCAGCTGCTGGTCTACGCCTCCATGCAGATCCCGGTCGGGCTGATGGTCGACCGGTTCGGCTCACGGACCGTCCTCACGGCGGCCATCGTCGTGGTCGGCACCGGCCAGGCGGCCTTCGCCTTCGCCGACAGCTACGCGCTGGCGCTCGGCGCCCGGGTGCTGGTCGGTGCGGGCGACGCGATGACGTTCATCTGCGTGCTGCGCCTGGTCACCTCCTGGTTCCCGCGGCGCCAGGTGCCGCTGATCAGCCAGCTGACCGGCAACCTCGGCCAGCTCGGCGCCCTCGCCGCGGCCGCGCCGATGACCTGGGCGCTGGGCCACCTCGGCTGGACCCGCGCCTACCTCGGGGGCGCGCTCGCCGGGGCGGTGATGCTCGTGGTGCTGCGGGTGCTGCTCCACGACACGCCGACGCAGGCACACCTGCGCGGCGTACCGCTGAGCGCCCGGGCGCTGGTCGCCAGCCTGGCCGCGTCGTGGGCTCAGCCCGGCACCCGGCTGGGGCTGTGGATGCACTTCTCGACGCCGTTCAGCACCACCCTGATGGGCCTGCTGTGGGGCTTCCCCTTCCTGGTGACGGCCGAGCACCTCTCCGCCGGTACGGCGAGCGCGCTGCTCTCCCTGCTCGTCGCGACCTCGGTGGCCTACGGCCCGCTGCTCGGGTGGCTGGTCGGGCGGCACCCGTGGCACCGCTCGACGACCTCGCTGGTCATCGTCGGCGCCCTCGCGACGGCCTGGGGGCTGGTGCTGCTGTGGCCCGGCGACGCCCCTCTCCCGCTGCTGGTGCTCCTGATCGTCGTCGTCGGCGCGGGCGGGCCGGGCTCGATGATCGGCTTCGACGTCGCCCGCACCAGCAACCCTGACCACCGCACGGCGAGCGCCAGCGGGATCATCAACGTCGGCGGCTTCACCTCGGGCCTGCTCGCGGTCCTCGCGGTCGGGGCGGTCCTCGACGCGCTGACGCCGGGCGCGCAGGACTACACGCCCGAGGCGTTCCGGTGGGCGATGGCGACCCAGTACCTGCTGTGGACCCTCGGGGTGGTCCAGGTGCTGCGCTACCGGCGCCGGGTCCGCTCGCTGACCACCCGTGAGCAGGTGGCCGGAGGCTCCTCGATGGTGGACCTCACACCCGACGCGCGCTGA
- a CDS encoding carboxymuconolactone decarboxylase family protein, whose protein sequence is MSGAGTTARIAPGGWREVGPFVAAFARIAGRVQGTEPPAVFLTLGRHRRLFWGWLHFAGRLMPGGRLSRRESELVIVRVAARRGSAYELEQHRRLARRAGLSREEVAAIESFGEHPGLSERERLLLRATDELLADQDIPDGLWAELGECFEDRERIEIVMLVGHYAMLATALHALRVQPDRPR, encoded by the coding sequence ATGAGCGGGGCCGGGACCACGGCACGGATCGCGCCGGGCGGCTGGCGCGAGGTCGGCCCGTTCGTGGCCGCCTTCGCCCGGATCGCGGGCCGGGTGCAGGGCACCGAGCCGCCGGCGGTCTTCCTGACCCTGGGCCGGCACCGGCGCCTGTTCTGGGGCTGGCTGCACTTCGCGGGCCGGCTGATGCCGGGCGGCCGGCTGTCCCGGCGGGAGTCGGAGCTGGTCATCGTCCGGGTCGCGGCGCGCCGCGGGTCGGCCTACGAGCTCGAGCAGCATCGCCGCCTGGCCCGCCGGGCCGGGCTCTCGCGCGAGGAGGTGGCGGCGATCGAGTCCTTCGGCGAGCACCCGGGACTGAGCGAGCGCGAGCGGCTGCTGCTGCGCGCCACCGACGAGCTGCTCGCCGACCAGGACATCCCCGACGGCCTGTGGGCCGAGCTGGGGGAGTGCTTCGAGGACCGCGAGCGGATCGAGATCGTGATGCTCGTGGGCCACTACGCGATGCTCGCCACCGCGCTGCACGCGTTGCGGGTGCAGCCGGACCGTCCGAGGTAG
- a CDS encoding ion channel translates to MQSSAARPSRPLEVIGRHPSALLLAAQLVVVLAYPALEGSAAGRAVVGVFQMVVVLSAVWAVRRTATLRWVVLLLGAPAVVLAVLEAVQPDVDWIVLASAAFHVPFYFFVSYAMIRYLFHDDRVTVDEIFATGAAFTVVAWAFAYLYAAAQVLWPGSFVGFNSPDGGSPLSWFELLFLSFTTLTSVGLSDVYPVVNQARSFVMVEQVAGVFYVALVVARLVGLSARRV, encoded by the coding sequence GTGCAGTCCTCCGCCGCGAGGCCGTCCCGGCCACTGGAAGTCATCGGCCGTCACCCCTCCGCACTCCTGCTGGCGGCCCAGCTGGTGGTCGTGCTCGCCTACCCGGCGCTCGAGGGATCGGCCGCGGGACGGGCGGTCGTCGGGGTGTTCCAGATGGTCGTCGTACTGTCCGCGGTCTGGGCGGTACGCCGGACGGCCACCCTGCGGTGGGTGGTCCTCCTCCTCGGCGCCCCTGCCGTCGTGCTCGCCGTGCTCGAGGCCGTCCAGCCCGACGTGGACTGGATCGTGCTCGCCTCGGCGGCCTTCCACGTCCCGTTCTACTTCTTCGTGTCGTACGCGATGATCCGCTACCTCTTCCACGACGACCGGGTCACGGTGGACGAGATCTTCGCGACCGGCGCGGCGTTCACCGTCGTGGCGTGGGCGTTCGCCTACCTCTACGCCGCGGCCCAGGTGCTCTGGCCGGGCTCCTTCGTCGGCTTCAACAGTCCCGACGGCGGCTCACCCCTGAGCTGGTTCGAGCTGCTCTTCCTGTCCTTCACCACGCTGACCAGCGTCGGCCTGTCCGACGTCTACCCGGTCGTGAACCAGGCCCGGTCGTTCGTGATGGTCGAGCAGGTCGCGGGCGTCTTCTACGTCGCGCTCGTCGTCGCCCGCCTCGTCGGGCTCAGCGCGCGTCGGGTGTGA